acacacacgtatatGATTTACACACTGCAGTTCATACTGTACGCAGTCACAGACCATTAAAAGGGTCACAGAATTAGCAAGGCATTTTACCCCTgtgatttacatttttgataTCATTCCACTGATGATTTTAAACCTGAAATGTAACTGGAGCTCCAGTGTTTGCTGTGTCCACAAGGGGGCGGCAGAGTCtctcatatttttctttttaacatgcACCTTGGCAACACTAAAGGAAAGTTCtgtctctttgttttctttgttcctGTTAGCTCTCTTTCTAGAACACAATACTGCACACTTTGTAGTATAATCTATTTATTGAGGATtagaaacatgaaaaacatatcAAAAAGCCTGTGAAAGCAAAATAATCTTACACACTTAATAGCAAAAGATTTATATAAACCATTGATAATACTAAGTCTATTGTAGTAAACCTCTATGAaatcttaaaggggtgatagaatacAAAACCGATTTTAGCTTgccatagttgaataacgacggTTTGATGGGTAAATAGggcatacatagaacctcaaaatcccattgacatccctttcctctgcaaatctcacaatttgaaactgcttcTGAGTCCCGAgccccagtagtccagtaacccagaaacggtgactttgccctgggtatggagcccagcaggctgccgctttctcgtcagactgtgtggagctcctgaagtccgacatgtcttaccaaatttgcaattagctatcaattttcgtaaaacggccaatatttgagctttatatagttgatttttcGCATTAACAAAGTCtaagaagtgaatttaataacaaaatggcAGACAAACGATGTATaacgttgcagtgtctgaaatatgagacctgctgtctcgtctccaatgtatgtggtttgctcaaccaatcagcgcgcagctcatctaaatattcatgagcataccatatttgaaagaaaagctgttcgaaatagggccatattcacagggtagttaagggcccataaaatagcactcggggcattttcagcccaaccaatgttacggaccctattaggagaccttaaggaacagtgtgaaataccctatataatcattctatcacccctttaatgaaCAATATCCTCAGCAGTTGCTGACATTGGCACCATGCTAGAGAGCATATTCACATGTGGTTCATTTTGTGCTTGTGTGAGCAGTAACCTGAGGTTTTGGAGGTTGTTATTTACATGAAGGTGTCAATGTTTGGCTGCAGTAACTGCGcggtgtttgtgtgcattttggTGGATCCATGTCGGAGTTTGAGAGAGTGTGGTGTTTGTTGTCCCAATTTTAGTTTTCTGGCTTCGTGGACCAAGACCAGGTGATGTGCTCCTCCTCATGGGTGTAAACGTGAGGAGGCAGGGTGCAaagatggatgatagatggatgtaTCATCTATAAATCACTAATGAAAAAGTTAGAGCCATGATGGAAATATCGCTGGAAAGATTAGATTATGACAGATGTTTGTGCGTGTGAATGTATGGATGGATGCTAGGTTGGGTGGAGGCCACGTCAGGAGAGTGGTGGCAGGGATCGGGTGCTGACTGGGCTGTACTTCACCCTGGATGGGGATGGAGGCGGCTGAGTGAGGTGAGGGGAGGAAGGGGATGGACGAATGTGTGCACTCTGGTACTCTCTCCCAGTCCCTGAGCGCTCTGAGCCGGGAGCTTGCGACCGACCTCTGGGCCTGCGTAACTCAGGtgggatggaggaggaggtgggcaTGCATTTGTACCCAGAGGTAGAGTGATGGGATGATGGATGACAGGTGGGTGAAGAATGGCAACCAGGCGCAGAGTCGCGACTGGGTGATGGATGGCGACCGGGTGAGTGACGGCCAGGTGAGGAGTGCCTGCCAGACAAGGGTTCAAGGCTACTAGGTGGGTCTTCCTTGGTGTGTTTGGGTGACTTAGGCACCTTGGATGTTTTGGGCGATTTAGGCATGGGGTGAGAGGAGGAGTAAGAGTTAGCGCTGTGAGTGGCAGGGGCTTGGCTGGGAGAGGCGGAGTCTCCATTGTTGGCAACCTTGTAGAGGAAGACGTCGTACTGAAGGGGCGAGTTGGTCTCTGAGTGGAGCTTGGCATCTTTTGGGAGGAGCACTTCCAGGCCAATAGTGACTCCATCCTGGTGTGGAAATATGGTAAGTACAGAAGGATGCAGCAATGTAGGAACAGTCACAGAGgcaaacaaataatgaaataaaaatatacaaataaatagaGGCATGGTTGAATATGAGACAATAAACGCCTGGTCAGACACATTATCTTGAATCTGCAGCAACTGATTTCTtagccacttgggggcagtgggaacaagctgtgaacacaaTACTGACATGTTATCACCTTCTAAGTTAATATGacaacagttgcctatttacacatcctgcACATATTGGGCAACATCAgaattcatttggagtcgtgtttgtgGCCATTTGTGGCATGTAAGTCAGTACATTACAATACAGTTGTCCTCACTGTTTTCCCAGCAACAACACTGTGGCTTTAGTTAGACACCTTGAAATTTGAATGTTCTGAGAGGgagaatttaaaaagaaaaaaactttgtggtagctttcattcattttggagagctgtccgtggtgctgaatgGGCACACGGTAACCATTGTTTGTGTGGCGTAATCTGTAAGCAGCTAACTCGAGCAGGAAAGCAGGGTCAGCTGTGCATTCAGTTACTATGAGCAGGGGAGAAGTTGGGCAGTAGTTAGCTTCATCATGAGCAGACATGCAAAGAAGAGAGAGCaagaaagacagagggaaagTAGAGTTCATAGCAACACACAGGGACCAGCTGGATAAAATTAAAAAGATTTATTCCAACAACTATAATCTTCCATGTATACCcataaaagtacaaaagaacCTCAAGTACATTAAAGTATTATAAATCACATTGAAAACCAAGACATAGCGTGTGTAATATTGTGTATATAGATTCAAATATCAACTCCAAGCAATTACTTTGACCTCATGTAATCTAGACGCATCCACTTATTAGCAATGTcaaacatgaatatttttcaaatacatatatattcaCTTGATTTCCACTTAACTTCTTTTGCAAAGTAGTTTTCAGACACTTTTTGCCGATAACACCAATGCatgcaggcagagagagacagtaagGCGGGGCAGACAGAGGCAAGGGGAGGGTTTAaggaaacaggagaggagacaatgatggagagagagagttcaTTGGCcaaagaccaaggcagggcatCAGTAGAAAGGAAAGTCACTCATTAGTTGGTCCAAGCCAGAGATTTTAGTCCAGCGTAAGAGGCGATAGAGGAAAAGAATGAAGCGGTGGCGCCACTATGTGATCAGCATTGGCATGGCAGCCTTGTAAACAGGACTATTGTGCTTCTCAAGTTGTATCCTAAATTCATGTTGTGCTTACTTTTGACATTAGACCTGATTGGACTGTTTAAAATACAAAGTATACACTTTGCAACAATATATAACTAACTATAATATAATTTGTTGTAGTTTGTGTGCGAATTAAATATTTTGGTCTGATTCTCCAGCACTTTGACAGATGGTAATATTATACCAGGTTGTTCTGGAGCGTGTTTACCTCAGCGTTTTCCTCTGTGTTGTTTGGGGTGTGGCCCTGGTCGTGGACAACAGAGGCTGGACGGTTGTTCTCGTGTTTGGGGGAATGAGAGTTGAGAATATTCATTGATCCCTCTTCCTTGGCTTGTGGGGACTTTGCTGGGTCCTCCTGCTTCTGAGCATCATCCTGTAGGGAGAGTTTATTACTTTTTGATACATGCCTCGCACTTAGATTTACAAGCACATCTTtgtatatagacacacacaggacgAGAGTGAGTAGATGTTCTGCAACCTTAAGGTGCATCAGCTCCTCGCATTTGTAtgttatggtgtgtgtgtgcaactgcAGGAAAGTGTGTGTGGAGCCTGAAATGCTTTTCTGCATGTGTCCCTTTTTAAGACTAATGGCTTTTCCACACTTATTCGTTATtgtacaatctttttttttaattgtgtattTTATTACAGTTGAAGGGATGGGGTAGCATTTCTTGACATGTCTAATTCACTGGACTATGTAGTCATTTAatagaaaaaactaaaataaatatacaattcAGCAAtatccaaaacaaaaatatgccAGAAAGCTCTTCCCCATGCTAGAGATGAACTTTCTTGAGCTGATACGGATCACTGTATCTAGACCcctatctaatcaaccaatcgtGTCCCAGCTTTTACAAAAATACCAATCGACCCtctgacatttaaaaagcattgTATTGCAGACCATTTGTCTGCAGGGGCTTTTTACCCTCTAGACCTGACATTTAGAGCATTCCGAAGTCACAGACACTCCTCTATAACTACTGCACTGAAATGCCAGCGGAGCTCTGAAAGGCTTGTATTATAAGAGCAAGTGACAATATGTTCACTTCATTTAGTCCAGCCCAAGTATGACTGAAAATGACTATATGATTTTGAAATTCCAtcagtgtgtgcttgtgtttgctGAGTGTTAAATGCAGTAAATGCATGCAATTGACAGTTGGAGAGCTGTGTTTGTATGACTTCAAAACTAGTGTCAGTGTACGTCTGCATGTGTCAGCTTGTAAATGACCATGCCATCGATTGATTGGCATGTCACAAACCTCTGAAGGTCAGAGGCACAGCAGGCAGTAAGTAGGGCACCATTGATCGGTCACACTGGCTACTGCTGGACAAAACTCGCTAAACATCCTTTCACAGCAGACAACGAGCTCAAAAAGCTTCCAAGTCATTATCTCGTAGACTTTATGTGCTGTTTATGGCTTATCTCTGACTCTATTAACAATattctttattgtttattgaGATTAAGAATTAAATCATGTATCAGTAGGCGTGTATGATTGATAAATACCAAACAGGGGCACACATAAATCTGCCTGCAAACACAAAaccccacaaacacacagaaacatggatAGCAATTAATGCATCGATGTGCACAGATTCATATTCACAGAcaaacgcacatgcacacacatgatgCAACTCGCTTTATAGCAGCACTACATGCATCCTTTACAAGAGAATTGGGTAGGAAAGAGGAAACCTGCTGCAGAGGGACCCTAAAATGGCTGTCTGAGCGTTATGGGCACAAGAGCAAAGccagcagttaaaaacaaaatggaggcTCAGCTTCTTCACCAAGCTTCTCGGGAAGCTGCAGAGGTAAGAGAGGCAGCAAATGTGGGAACTTGCTATTTAATCACACAGCTGTGTGATGACATTACGCCTCTGAACAACTAGTTGCAGGAATCCTTGCGAGAAGGTGATTAATCATTTTAACCTACAGTGTACGTGGAATGCATCTGATAAGATCAGATACAGGGAGAGTTTGTGAAAGGGAGGTTTGCAGTTAGTGGAAATCTGGCATCTAGTGGTTGCACAATGGGTAAGTTCAAAGCAAAGCCAGGGAGGGAAATTGCTTTTGGGCATGTTGGACATTTCCGTTCTCCTTACCTGGAAGTGATTATAAGGGTTTCTGGGTTTATATTCCCAGGTATAGCTGGTTGTTGATGGCCGCTGAAGGGATCGGTGAGTGTGAAAAGCATTAAACAAACACATGCTGTACATTCAAAATTGTAGGTGGAAATCCCAATGAGAAGTTACTGATTTCACAGGGCACTAAGGTGAGCTGGATGTGTGCACAATACTGCTGTACAAGCTTAAGTTAGTGGTTTGGTGTTAGTACTGTCAATTGGAACAGATAGACAGCTGTGCACAAAAGACAAAACCCAGACAGATACAAAAATCAAATCACTATGTAAGCTGGCAGAGAGAAAACATAGGCGAGGACACTGTGAACAAAGAGGAAATGTTACAACAGAAAAcggacaaagaaaagaaatcgtAGATGCACTGAAAAGTAAGACAAATATATAATGAATACGAAGAAGATGAATGGAAGGACAGAAATGGAGAATAAACACACGGAGAGTTGTGGCGTACCTGACAGATAATGTTGTCATAGTACGCCAGGTTGTGAGTGTGAGCTTGGGGAGCGTGCGGAGGGGTGTTACACAATTTCCTTACGTTTGGCTGCGAGCCGTCAGCTGTTGTGGAAACGGAGAGGCCGTCTGTCTGTGGCTCGCTGCTCTGTGGGCAGTACTTACTGCAAGAGGGCAACGAGAGAGATTTGTGTCATAAATATTTGcagttaatgtgtttttttttttctctctccaggtCCATATTTTCCCACGTCTGCACAGTGTGAAACTGGGATTAAATCTCTGGtagacacacacattatacacaaaATGAAATCATCACGGTTTAAGAACATAAATAATTCAGTGGATACCAAAGAGAATTAGATAAACTCTAAAGACTACATTGCCTTtagtgacaaaaaaaggttGTAAAGTCTTACAGGAATTAGactgacacacatatatagtcACAGCCACTTCTCTCAGCACCCAACACATATTTTTACATTCTCACCTcccagtcacacaaacacacctgcgTTTGCGAAGGCGCCTGTTCTCATTCTTGAGGCGGTGCAGTCTCTTGGCAAAGAATACGATGATcatgaagaggaagatgagcACCACGGAAGCCACGCCCACCACAGCACACATAACCTGGAAGTCTGTGACCGCCCAATCACAGCGGGTGCCTTTGTTCCAGATGTAGTCCTGCACATTGCACCTGGTTACAAAGCGATGCAAAGTAGCAATATTGGCCCTTTTGATTAATGTGACACTTTTGTGGTCAGAAAAAACAGCGCTAAATAATGTTCTTCCTCTGACCTGCTGTAAAAAGCCCAAACCCCAAGAGGTTTAATATGAGTGTGTACCCACTGCACTAGCGTATTTACCATATTTATGACCACAGCATGTAAGCCACAGTAAAAAGTGTGAAATGGTACTCAGTGCTGATGACATGGGGCCCTGAGGTCCGTCCAGCAAAGCAGGGATTCGGCCTGCAGCCCAGCCCTTAATGAGATCAAAGGATCAGGATACGTGCGTgcatgtgagtttgtgtgtatctTTTCCATAttcctgtctttttctcttcaatTGCATGCAAGTTTGAAGTGTGTCcacatgagagtgtgtgtgtgcgcccttACTCAGCAGGTATGATGAGATGAGCAACAGTTTACCTCCAAGCTTACACGGAGTCTGCTGGATAGGACAGatggtgctgtgtgtctgtgaatgtgtgggTATGTGCacgaggactgtgtgtgtatgtgtgtctctccctGGCCTTACTGTATTGTCCTCATGCCTTCTGTGTGTGCATACTGCGTGTGTCTACATCAGCTGTCACCAGCCTTTGAGCTTTGAGAGGCAACACATTGGAAATCATCCCAACAAGACCATTAAAAAGAGGAATGTTTTTAGCACCTTACacccccctcccctcaacacgcctgctgccactgccatACAGTACCACTTTTCCTCTAAGAAATCACTGCCTGCTTGTAAATGCTACtaaaaattcattcattcagcatTACTAAACATGATGAAAAAACAGGTAATAAAATTGTAATCCTCCTTACAATTTACCCAAGGACAACAAACCAGCCGGTGTAATTACCACGTTTCTCACCTGCAGAAGGCTCCCATTCCTGCCACCACAGTGCACACTCCTCCGTTGAAGCAGAAATTGGGTTCAATgtcacactgagacacacacaccccaggTCCAGAGCGCACAAAGCCCAGCCTGCAGCCGTCAGTCCCCATGGCGCCACCTAAGCCTAACCCCTCAACCTTGTCCGGCCCTGGCATGGCAGGAGCTGGGAGAGAGGGCCCGCTATCCGTGTTAGGCCTCACATCAGGAACAGCAGGAGAACCAGCCAGGAGCGGATTCTCATCCTCCATTTCTGGCGGGGGTGAAGGGGTGGGCTCAGGTTCTGGGGTCGTATCTAACGTCGAGAGGTCGTCATCAGGTGACAGGTAGTCATAAAAGTCAGAAAGCGTCCATGCAGTAGGGTCTCCGCCTTTTTGCTTCTGGGCTTTGGGGACTTTGGCCCAATCCAGAGCAACATCAGAGGACACCATATCCGGTGCAGGGCTGTGAAACTCCACGGTGATGACATCATCTGACATGGGGTTTCCGGGCTGGTCTGGACCCCCCCCACCGGCGGTGAGCTCCTCCCCCACAGTTTGGTCCTCCTCTACGACGTCTAGATGGGCGTGTTTATGAGAATGGTGGCGTTTGGTGGAGCTGAGTGGGAGTTTAGCCCCGAGCATGAGCCCTGCTCCGATCAGGTGATCCCTCTCTGCGGAGTCATCACTGAGCACCATCCTGGTGTTCAAGGCCTCCTTGTTGACAGATGATTGATTGCGGTGATGATGGTGCCTGGCCAGTGAATGCCTCCCTGTCAGTCAGACACAAAAAGGCATTAAAGAGGCATTCCAGTCATCTAGTATTGCATTTCCATAAAGTTGGGAGACTGGCAAGAGTCAGATTACACTAAACATTTATTGGCtttttgccaagagttagataagatcgaaaatgaacaaaatccacctactaGCATCTCTAAAGCTGACctaatctgtacaaaaatgtaataaaacatgtaATGGGGGGTTATGTGTCAGACTATTTCTTCATGTAGTCTTGTTGTCACTGtaaggttgccaggcaaccagttGAGACTCAAGGAAGTTACTGcaagccaagaaatagtcctgcACGTTACTCCCCATAAAATCccaatttgccatttttttaCGCATAGTTTTTTTGTACAGcctaaacaaacaatatattatGTGTTAATGTGTTCTTCAGAGGTGCTGGTTGGTGAATTTTGTtgcccctgtttccagtctttatgctaaactagaCTGACTGGCTGCTGTTACTGACTTGTGATGTGTAAAAACAACTGATTCTCCCCTTAGCATAATCGTATTGTCAACACTGCATCGATGCCACTGTGTCAGAGCTAAATCCCAAGGTATTGACTGTGTTTTGTTTGATAAAGATTGTGGCCCAACAAGGATGAggcataaataatttaaatggatccctacagtatactgtagagATGCCTTAAGGCTGTATCAGGCTAGTTCTTTAAGAGAATACTGTTATGTCACAATACCATTCACTATAAATTCAGCTGAATTTGAAAAACAATGCAATAAATATATGCACAAAATGCATACTCATGAGAGAGCTGATTTGAGCTTAAGAGCTAAGTGATTAATTGTCAAAGAAATCAAAAACGAGCTGAAGACTTCCGTGTAATCAGAGTGTAGGGATGTAGGATTAGGCACATTGAGTGACTGACTAATGTGCTCTGGTGACCAAGACTGGGTGAGGATTAGGATTTAGAGCAATAGGTTAGAGGCTGGTCAGGCACTTCTCCTGTACTTGGCAATCTGCAGGGCAATATTCACACacaaagaggcagagagacagacaaagaaagaaaaagacagtaCAGGGAAGTACAGACGGACAGGAATTCTCTAAACCTTTTAACATGCAGCAGGCCACTGATTGTCATTTCTTAACTCATGTTGTGCAGCCAAACATTGTCCAAACCcacaaaatgctttaaaattCAAGTGGAGATCCCAAAGTTTCCAAAAATACCAAACCTAACGGGATGAATTTTGGggaaatggataaaaaaaataggtaCAAGGCATCGAGAAGATTAATAGAATGGTGCGgccatgaaaacatgaaatctTGGGTTTGGATTTAACTCGGCGTAAACATCAAATGACTTCAATTCAGAGTGGGAAAGAGTTGGAAGCTAATAGAAATACTGTAAGGAAGTGTAGAATAAATTGAGTTTAAAAGGGGTAATTCcaaatttttatatttttaatatgcttattcactttcttgctgagagtcaGATGAGAAAGTTGATAGCCCTCATGTTTCTATGCTAAATGTAAAGACACCACCCGCAGCCAGTTATCTTatcttagcacaaagactggaaacggagAGAAACAGCTGATAAACCCCATCTACCAACAGCTATAAAAATTCATTAACTTCAGAAGTGCTGGTAAGgggattttgttacttttggacagagccggTCTGCTAAGATAAattaactggctgctggctgctggtggtagcttcatatttagcatagaAACATGAGTGCTATCAATCTTGTCATCTAAATCTTGGGACAAGCATATCTAtgcatttctcaaaat
Above is a window of Sander vitreus isolate 19-12246 chromosome 14, sanVit1, whole genome shotgun sequence DNA encoding:
- the cspg5b gene encoding chondroitin sulfate proteoglycan 5b translates to MERVDSRLGTWQVLLTISMVIIPLSAHGRHSLARHHHHRNQSSVNKEALNTRMVLSDDSAERDHLIGAGLMLGAKLPLSSTKRHHSHKHAHLDVVEEDQTVGEELTAGGGGPDQPGNPMSDDVITVEFHSPAPDMVSSDVALDWAKVPKAQKQKGGDPTAWTLSDFYDYLSPDDDLSTLDTTPEPEPTPSPPPEMEDENPLLAGSPAVPDVRPNTDSGPSLPAPAMPGPDKVEGLGLGGAMGTDGCRLGFVRSGPGVCVSQCDIEPNFCFNGGVCTVVAGMGAFCRCNVQDYIWNKGTRCDWAVTDFQVMCAVVGVASVVLIFLFMIIVFFAKRLHRLKNENRRLRKRSKYCPQSSEPQTDGLSVSTTADGSQPNDDAQKQEDPAKSPQAKEEGSMNILNSHSPKHENNRPASVVHDQGHTPNNTEENAEDGVTIGLEVLLPKDAKLHSETNSPLQYDVFLYKVANNGDSASPSQAPATHSANSYSSSHPMPKSPKTSKVPKSPKHTKEDPPSSLEPLSGRHSSPGRHSPGRHPSPSRDSAPGCHSSPTCHPSSHHSTSGYKCMPTSSSIPPELRRPRGRSQAPGSERSGTGREYQSAHIRPSPSSPHLTQPPPSPSRVKYSPVSTRSLPPLS